Proteins from a genomic interval of Candidatus Margulisiibacteriota bacterium:
- a CDS encoding transketolase family protein, with amino-acid sequence MAEKAATRDAYGKVLVELGRENPDIVVLDADLSGSTRTAWFAKEFPERFFNAGIAEQNMIGLAAGLAVSGKIAFASSFAMFATGRCWEQIRNTVGYPRLNVKIVASHAGVTVGEDGATHQAVEDIALMRSCYNLRVVVPADAEETKMVIRQVAASEGPFYVRLSRSATPAFYASGKCDFQLGKGSLIREGRDVAIVACGIMVYEADKACELLAQEGISARLINMASVWPIDKDLLAETAKKFGKIVTCEEHSVIGGLGSAVAESIAENCPCKIKILGVNKSCQSGPPDELLKYHGLTATDIVSAVKQIMA; translated from the coding sequence ATGGCCGAAAAAGCCGCGACGAGAGACGCCTATGGCAAGGTACTGGTCGAGCTGGGCCGGGAAAATCCCGATATCGTGGTGCTGGACGCTGATCTTTCCGGCTCAACGCGCACGGCCTGGTTTGCCAAAGAATTTCCCGAACGTTTTTTCAACGCCGGTATTGCCGAGCAAAACATGATCGGCCTGGCGGCGGGTCTGGCGGTTTCCGGCAAGATCGCTTTTGCCAGCAGTTTCGCCATGTTTGCGACGGGACGCTGCTGGGAACAGATCCGCAACACGGTCGGTTATCCGCGGCTCAATGTCAAGATCGTGGCCAGTCATGCCGGTGTGACGGTTGGCGAGGACGGCGCCACGCATCAGGCTGTCGAAGATATCGCGCTCATGCGCTCTTGTTACAATCTGCGCGTGGTCGTGCCGGCTGACGCCGAGGAAACCAAAATGGTGATCCGGCAGGTGGCCGCAAGCGAGGGGCCTTTTTACGTGCGCTTGAGCCGTTCAGCGACTCCGGCTTTTTACGCGTCGGGCAAGTGTGATTTCCAACTGGGCAAAGGCTCGCTTATCCGCGAAGGCCGGGACGTGGCGATTGTGGCCTGCGGCATCATGGTATACGAGGCGGACAAAGCCTGCGAGCTGCTGGCCCAAGAGGGGATCTCGGCGCGCCTGATAAATATGGCTTCTGTTTGGCCGATAGACAAAGACCTGCTGGCGGAAACGGCTAAAAAATTCGGCAAGATTGTGACCTGCGAAGAGCATAGCGTGATCGGTGGCCTGGGTTCGGCGGTGGCGGAAAGTATCGCGGAGAATTGTCCCTGCAAAATAAAAATTCTGGGTGTCAATAAATCCTGCCAGTCCGGCCCGCCGGATGAATTGCTGAAATATCATGGTTTGACCGCTACGGATATTGTCAGCGCCGTGAAGCAAATAATGGCATGA
- a CDS encoding DegT/DnrJ/EryC1/StrS family aminotransferase yields MQNIPLVNVKAQFAQIQDEAEKQVLEILRTGAYILGQHNKTFETELAEYVGAKYAIPVKSGTDALFVALRAAGIQAGDEIITTPFTFIATAEAARYLGAAPVFVDIEPESYCLDVSQIEKKITPKTKAILPVHLFGHSVDVDAIEAIAKKHNLLVIGDACQSIGTEYKGRPIGGLCAAECYSFYPTKNLGGCGEGGAVTTNDPEIADRVRILRAHGMRETYQHETIGYNMRLDEIQCCILRLKLQKLAAWTKRRQEIAKIYNAAFQNVPGLQIPVVKNYSNHVYHQYVLLADNREALQKYLKDNGVGTAVHYPLPLNLQAAFADLHLPAGSFPIAESVAKKIFSIPVYPELTDVEVAYIIEKVQEGAQL; encoded by the coding sequence GTGCAGAATATCCCGCTGGTCAACGTCAAAGCCCAATTTGCGCAGATACAGGACGAAGCGGAAAAACAGGTTTTAGAGATTTTGCGCACTGGCGCGTATATACTGGGGCAGCACAATAAAACTTTTGAAACTGAACTGGCAGAATACGTCGGCGCGAAATACGCCATTCCGGTCAAGTCCGGTACGGACGCGCTTTTTGTCGCTTTGCGCGCGGCGGGCATACAGGCGGGCGACGAGATCATCACGACGCCGTTCACTTTTATTGCGACAGCTGAAGCGGCGCGTTATCTGGGCGCGGCGCCGGTTTTTGTGGATATTGAGCCGGAGTCTTATTGCCTTGACGTCAGCCAGATCGAGAAAAAAATTACGCCGAAAACCAAAGCGATTTTGCCGGTGCATCTTTTTGGCCATTCTGTGGATGTTGACGCGATCGAGGCAATCGCAAAGAAACACAATTTGCTGGTCATCGGCGATGCCTGCCAGTCCATCGGCACGGAGTACAAAGGTCGGCCGATCGGCGGCTTGTGCGCGGCGGAATGCTACAGTTTTTACCCGACCAAAAACCTGGGCGGCTGCGGTGAGGGCGGCGCGGTCACGACCAATGATCCCGAAATTGCTGACCGGGTGCGTATCCTGCGCGCGCACGGCATGCGGGAAACTTACCAGCACGAAACGATCGGCTACAATATGCGCCTCGATGAAATACAGTGCTGTATTCTGCGGCTCAAACTACAAAAATTAGCCGCCTGGACCAAACGCCGGCAGGAGATCGCCAAAATTTATAACGCGGCTTTTCAGAATGTGCCAGGCCTCCAGATACCGGTTGTCAAAAATTACAGCAATCACGTTTATCATCAATACGTTTTGCTGGCGGATAACCGCGAGGCTCTGCAAAAATATCTCAAAGACAACGGCGTGGGCACGGCCGTGCATTATCCCCTGCCGCTCAATCTGCAGGCCGCGTTTGCGGATCTGCATCTGCCAGCCGGTTCTTTTCCGATTGCGGAAAGTGTGGCAAAAAAGATTTTCTCCATACCGGTGTATCCAGAATTGACCGACGTGGAAGTCGCTTACATTATCGAAAAAGTCCAGGAAGGAGCGCAGCTTTGA
- a CDS encoding ATP-binding cassette domain-containing protein, whose product MIRTEKLYKLYGNNAVLNNVNLQIGKSEFVFLIGPNGAGKSTLFKTIYRAELPTRGDVLVDDLSVPSLRRWQIPVLRQRIGVIFQDYKLLKYKTVYENVAYVMEVLDKPLEKIKKQVPQVLDLVGLLRKKDCKPAELSGGEQQKVSIARALVNNPRILLADEPTGNLDPDTSWEIMRLLDLINEQRQTTVVVATHDRNVVDTMRKRVIKMSAGRIVEDNMLGKYTDA is encoded by the coding sequence ATGATCCGCACGGAGAAACTCTACAAGCTTTACGGCAACAATGCGGTGCTTAACAATGTCAATTTGCAGATTGGCAAAAGCGAATTTGTTTTTTTGATTGGCCCCAACGGCGCCGGCAAATCCACCTTATTCAAAACAATTTACCGCGCGGAGCTGCCGACCCGCGGCGATGTGCTGGTCGACGATCTCTCGGTGCCCAGTCTGCGCCGCTGGCAGATTCCGGTTTTGCGCCAGCGCATCGGTGTGATTTTTCAGGATTACAAATTATTGAAATATAAAACTGTTTACGAAAATGTGGCTTATGTGATGGAAGTGCTGGACAAGCCGCTAGAAAAGATCAAAAAACAGGTGCCGCAGGTGCTGGACCTGGTGGGGCTTTTGCGCAAAAAAGACTGCAAGCCGGCCGAGCTGTCCGGCGGCGAACAGCAAAAAGTCAGCATTGCCCGCGCGCTGGTCAACAACCCGCGCATTTTGCTGGCCGATGAGCCGACTGGCAATCTCGATCCGGACACCTCGTGGGAGATCATGCGGCTGCTGGATTTGATCAATGAACAGCGCCAGACCACCGTCGTGGTGGCCACGCATGACCGCAATGTGGTGGACACGATGCGCAAGCGCGTGATCAAAATGTCCGCCGGACGCATCGTGGAAGATAATATGCTGGGAAAATACACCGATGCTTAG